Proteins encoded within one genomic window of Microbacterium sp. LKL04:
- a CDS encoding FAD-dependent oxidoreductase encodes MPEVLVVGAGPVGTLLAAELTRFGVDVAVLERRPAAGGGSRAIGLHAPTLAALESGGATERILTRAVRVRRGEARTNGRTLGVVDFGRLDARHPYVATLPQGETEAALRGDGPEPERGLTVTRVTRDRDRVRVETDHGERVAPIVVMAGGVGARGLVFRSTALRRTAYPDRYLMTDAALPPREDAETAVVHLAPGGVLESFPLPDGQRRFVAWDAGGSREPHALTARLREAMRERGESEAAELVTSATEFGVRRVLAPALRRDRLFVIGDAAHEISPIGGQGLNLGLLDAATLAPLLAAWTRLGSAPESDLAEWERDRLRSARVAGRLAAVNMGLGRPVARRAHAVRSRVLGSVLTATGSLVPHAYAMGLDAAGR; translated from the coding sequence ATGCCTGAGGTCCTCGTCGTCGGAGCGGGTCCCGTGGGCACGCTGTTGGCCGCTGAACTCACGCGCTTCGGCGTCGACGTCGCGGTCCTCGAGCGACGGCCGGCCGCCGGTGGCGGCTCCCGCGCGATCGGACTGCACGCGCCGACGCTCGCGGCTCTCGAGTCCGGAGGTGCGACCGAGCGGATCCTGACCCGCGCCGTCCGAGTGCGTCGCGGCGAGGCCCGCACCAACGGGAGAACGTTGGGTGTCGTCGATTTCGGCCGCCTCGACGCGCGGCATCCGTACGTCGCAACGCTGCCGCAGGGTGAGACCGAAGCCGCACTGCGCGGTGACGGTCCGGAGCCTGAGCGCGGTCTGACGGTGACGCGCGTGACGCGCGACCGCGACCGGGTGCGCGTCGAGACCGACCACGGCGAGCGCGTCGCGCCGATCGTGGTCATGGCCGGCGGGGTGGGCGCGCGGGGCCTGGTGTTCCGCTCGACGGCGCTGCGACGGACCGCATACCCGGACCGGTATCTGATGACGGATGCCGCCCTCCCGCCGCGCGAGGACGCCGAGACCGCGGTCGTCCATCTCGCACCCGGAGGGGTGCTCGAGTCCTTCCCGCTGCCCGACGGGCAGCGCCGCTTCGTCGCGTGGGATGCAGGCGGATCGCGCGAGCCGCACGCTCTCACGGCACGGTTGCGCGAGGCCATGCGCGAGCGAGGCGAGAGCGAAGCCGCCGAGCTGGTCACCTCCGCGACCGAGTTCGGCGTGCGACGGGTGCTGGCACCCGCGCTGCGCCGCGATCGGCTGTTCGTGATCGGCGACGCGGCCCACGAGATCAGTCCGATCGGCGGGCAGGGCCTGAATCTCGGACTGCTGGATGCCGCGACCCTTGCCCCGCTGCTCGCGGCGTGGACTCGGCTGGGGTCAGCGCCCGAATCGGATCTCGCCGAGTGGGAACGGGATCGCCTCCGCTCGGCCCGCGTGGCCGGACGGCTCGCCGCCGTGAACATGGGCCTCGGCCGTCCGGTGGCGCGACGTGCGCACGCGGTGCGGTCGCGGGTGCTCGGCTCCGTGCTCACCGCGACCGGGTCGCTGGTCCCGCACGCCTACGCGATGGGTCTCGACGCCGCCGGGCGGTGA
- a CDS encoding sensor histidine kinase, which yields MPLFEMEATPAGRVRVFLRAQLPFVLGTLVILVVAFIAQPDRLSTPTTITAYVVIAAASASALVIPWERISRAWMITVAVADIVAVALLRAELMTFVPAVTVLALFPVLWLAYGFPWYGMAVGIVGSVFIIAYRFVHSGAWPASAAEWANIFAFPALIVGIAILVFVAARHLRRNARRLAESFRAQDEALREAKDAEAIALGILNTVNAGVAFYDQEGRLDVANALAHRMVEMVGFRLDEPPYAGDDVLAEDRVSRIPYDQQIIPRALRGETIANHVEWLGPAGAQVAILASSGRVHSEDGRLLGTVIVAYDVTELADAVEVREQFLRTVSHELRTPITSITGFLDLLADAADPSDEKLQRYIEIVSRKTEDLFHRVGDLLNATDTVKELTIAQLDIAAIARHAVDEVRGAASARGMRVEVAGPPAITAEGDERQLLVGVTELLTNAIKFGDADSVVTVTTRANEEGVEIAVSNRGVGLDHAEQRRAFDRFYRTADARARQIQGFGLGLTNLRAIVVAHGGSVRVDSAPHMGATFTVCLPRRTKR from the coding sequence ATGCCCCTGTTCGAGATGGAAGCGACCCCGGCAGGCCGGGTGCGCGTCTTCCTGCGGGCGCAGCTGCCTTTCGTCCTCGGCACGCTGGTCATCCTCGTCGTGGCGTTCATCGCCCAGCCCGATCGCTTGTCGACGCCCACGACGATCACGGCCTACGTGGTCATCGCCGCCGCGTCGGCCTCGGCTCTCGTCATCCCCTGGGAACGCATCTCGCGCGCGTGGATGATCACCGTCGCGGTGGCCGACATCGTCGCGGTGGCGCTTCTGCGCGCCGAACTCATGACGTTCGTCCCGGCCGTCACCGTGCTGGCGCTGTTCCCGGTCCTGTGGCTCGCCTACGGGTTCCCCTGGTACGGCATGGCGGTCGGGATCGTCGGATCGGTGTTCATCATCGCCTACCGCTTCGTCCACAGCGGGGCGTGGCCGGCGTCCGCAGCCGAGTGGGCGAACATCTTCGCCTTCCCTGCCCTCATCGTCGGCATCGCGATCCTCGTCTTCGTCGCGGCACGACACCTCCGCCGTAACGCGCGGCGCCTCGCCGAGTCGTTCCGTGCACAGGACGAGGCCCTGCGGGAGGCGAAGGATGCCGAGGCGATCGCTCTCGGCATCCTCAACACCGTCAACGCGGGCGTCGCCTTCTACGACCAGGAGGGACGCTTGGACGTCGCGAATGCCCTGGCGCACCGGATGGTGGAGATGGTCGGCTTCCGCCTCGACGAGCCGCCCTACGCCGGCGACGACGTGCTCGCCGAGGACCGCGTGAGCCGGATCCCGTACGACCAGCAGATCATCCCGCGGGCGCTGCGCGGCGAGACCATCGCCAATCACGTCGAGTGGCTCGGTCCCGCGGGCGCGCAGGTCGCGATCCTGGCGTCCTCGGGACGCGTCCATAGCGAGGACGGCCGCCTGCTGGGCACCGTCATCGTCGCCTACGACGTCACGGAACTCGCCGATGCGGTCGAGGTGCGCGAGCAGTTCCTCCGGACGGTGTCGCACGAACTGCGCACGCCGATCACGAGCATCACCGGCTTCCTCGATCTGCTCGCCGACGCCGCCGACCCGAGCGACGAGAAGCTGCAGCGCTACATCGAGATCGTCTCGCGTAAGACCGAGGACCTCTTCCACCGGGTCGGGGACCTCCTGAACGCGACCGACACGGTGAAGGAGTTGACGATCGCCCAGCTCGACATCGCGGCGATCGCGCGACACGCGGTCGACGAGGTGCGCGGCGCGGCATCCGCCCGCGGCATGCGCGTCGAGGTGGCGGGGCCGCCCGCGATCACGGCGGAAGGAGACGAACGTCAGCTCCTCGTCGGCGTGACCGAGCTCCTCACCAACGCGATCAAGTTCGGCGACGCCGACAGCGTCGTCACCGTGACGACGCGGGCGAACGAGGAAGGCGTCGAGATCGCCGTGTCGAACAGGGGCGTGGGACTCGACCACGCCGAGCAGCGGCGTGCCTTCGACCGCTTCTACCGGACGGCGGACGCCCGAGCGCGCCAAATCCAGGGCTTCGGGCTCGGACTGACGAACCTCCGGGCGATCGTCGTCGCGCACGGCGGAAGCGTGCGGGTCGACAGCGCGCCGCACATGGGGGCGACCTTCACCGTCTGCCTGCCCCGGCGCACGAAGCGGTAG
- a CDS encoding glucose-6-phosphate dehydrogenase, with amino-acid sequence MTADTTLLILGASGDLTSRLLLPALGQLLVHEPERKVRLAGAGADDWSDDAWRDTVRKAFATTGSESAFDAFSDTTYTKADITDPDQLQKLLDAAEGRPALYFAVPPAVAAKACDALRSVTIPDGTILALEKPFGFDAASAEHLNATLAELVPEGQVFRVDHFLGRSTVLNLLGVRFANRLIEPAWSADHIASILVQFDEPLGLEGRAGYYDKAGALTDMIQSHLLQVMAFVTMEPPASLGERDLRDATGAALRATAIWGDDPAASSRRARYTAGTVGGRDFPSYVDEPGVDPTRETETLAEMTVEVRNARWQGVPITLRSGKALGDAEAKVEVRFHPVRHLPGGFTGDPGPTVLRFSLGPDSISLDLNVNGEADPLELEKATLEAHLGEGALKAYAEVLSGILDGDAMLSVRADAAVDCWHIVQPVIDAWRDGRVPLDEYAAGTSGPADWATS; translated from the coding sequence ATGACGGCCGACACGACCCTGCTCATCCTCGGCGCGTCGGGAGACCTCACCTCCCGGCTGCTCCTCCCCGCGCTCGGACAGCTCCTCGTCCACGAGCCCGAGCGGAAGGTGCGCCTCGCGGGTGCGGGTGCGGACGACTGGAGCGACGACGCCTGGCGCGACACGGTGCGGAAGGCGTTCGCGACCACGGGGTCCGAGTCCGCGTTCGACGCCTTCTCGGACACGACGTACACGAAGGCGGACATCACCGATCCCGACCAGTTGCAGAAGCTGCTGGACGCTGCGGAGGGGCGGCCGGCCCTCTACTTCGCCGTGCCGCCGGCGGTCGCGGCGAAGGCCTGCGACGCGCTCCGCTCGGTGACGATCCCCGACGGCACGATCCTGGCGCTCGAGAAGCCGTTCGGATTCGATGCGGCCAGCGCCGAGCACCTGAACGCGACGCTCGCCGAGCTCGTGCCCGAGGGCCAGGTCTTCCGCGTCGACCACTTCCTCGGCCGCTCCACCGTGCTCAACCTGCTCGGTGTGCGCTTCGCGAACCGCCTCATCGAACCCGCCTGGTCGGCCGATCACATCGCGTCGATCCTCGTGCAGTTCGATGAGCCGCTGGGCCTCGAGGGACGCGCCGGCTATTACGACAAGGCCGGCGCGCTCACCGACATGATCCAGAGCCACCTGTTGCAGGTGATGGCCTTCGTGACGATGGAACCCCCGGCATCCCTCGGTGAACGCGACCTCCGCGACGCGACCGGCGCCGCCCTCCGGGCGACGGCGATCTGGGGCGACGACCCCGCCGCCTCGTCGCGGCGGGCGCGGTACACCGCAGGGACGGTCGGGGGGCGGGACTTCCCGTCGTACGTCGACGAGCCGGGCGTCGACCCGACCCGCGAGACCGAGACGCTCGCCGAGATGACCGTCGAGGTGCGGAATGCCCGGTGGCAGGGAGTCCCGATCACGCTCCGCTCGGGCAAAGCTCTGGGCGACGCCGAGGCCAAGGTCGAGGTCCGTTTCCACCCCGTCCGACACCTGCCCGGCGGGTTCACGGGGGACCCGGGTCCGACGGTGCTGCGGTTCTCGCTGGGACCCGACTCGATCTCGCTCGACCTCAACGTCAACGGCGAGGCCGACCCGCTCGAGCTCGAGAAGGCGACACTCGAGGCTCACCTCGGCGAGGGCGCCCTGAAGGCGTACGCCGAGGTGCTCTCCGGCATCCTCGATGGCGACGCCATGCTGTCGGTCCGCGCCGACGCCGCGGTCGACTGCTGGCACATCGTCCAACCCGTCATCGACGCGTGGCGGGATGGTCGCGTCCCGCTCGACGAGTACGCCGCGGGAACCTCGGGGCCGGCTGACTGGGCGACGTCCTGA
- a CDS encoding methyltransferase domain-containing protein has protein sequence MNLAARDTALQELMDDPACDPVALAATLRRFDLVNRAIGGWGRVWRRGIRPRLRDLGRPARVLDVGSGGGDVVARLAEWAERDGLEVTWLGIDPDPRALEVARTRESATVSFAATDAAGLRDAGETFDLVLSNHVLHHLDAEELAGFADDTRALSSGTVMHADIERGPLAYALYGIGITALERGTFLRTDGLRSIRRSYRAGELEQALGAPWRVASPAPFRLLAVADGDA, from the coding sequence GTGAACCTCGCCGCGCGCGACACCGCGCTTCAGGAGCTGATGGACGACCCCGCGTGCGACCCCGTCGCCCTCGCCGCGACCCTGCGCCGGTTCGATCTCGTGAACCGCGCGATCGGCGGGTGGGGCAGGGTCTGGCGACGCGGCATCCGTCCCCGCCTCAGGGACCTCGGACGACCGGCGCGCGTGCTCGACGTCGGCAGCGGGGGCGGCGACGTGGTCGCGCGGCTCGCCGAGTGGGCGGAGCGCGACGGTCTCGAGGTCACGTGGCTCGGGATCGATCCCGACCCGCGCGCGCTCGAGGTCGCCCGGACGCGCGAGAGCGCGACCGTGTCGTTCGCCGCGACGGATGCCGCCGGGCTCCGGGATGCCGGCGAGACGTTCGACCTCGTGCTGTCCAACCACGTGCTCCACCATCTGGACGCCGAGGAGCTCGCGGGTTTCGCCGACGACACGCGCGCGCTGTCGTCGGGAACCGTCATGCACGCCGACATCGAGCGCGGACCGCTCGCGTATGCGCTGTACGGCATAGGCATCACAGCGCTCGAACGGGGAACCTTCCTCCGTACCGACGGCCTGCGGTCGATCCGCAGGAGCTATCGGGCGGGAGAGCTCGAGCAGGCGCTCGGGGCGCCGTGGCGCGTGGCGTCGCCGGCTCCGTTCCGGCTCCTCGCGGTGGCGGACGGCGATGCCTGA
- a CDS encoding nitroreductase family protein — protein MPNRTASTDAPILDVLTERWSTRIFDASAPIDEQALQSALEAARWSPSASNTQPWRFIVARRGSASHAVVVESLLGFNRAWAADAAALVVFVATTEQDGKELRWATYDVGQAAAHFTVQAHANGLSTHQMGGFRPADIASAFDLAADQRAVTVMAVGPLGDIDSASDDLRAREEAPRERRPVAESILVDD, from the coding sequence ATGCCGAATCGCACCGCATCCACCGACGCACCCATCCTCGACGTCCTGACCGAGCGCTGGAGCACGCGGATCTTCGACGCTTCCGCTCCGATCGACGAGCAGGCTCTGCAGTCCGCTCTCGAAGCTGCCCGCTGGTCGCCCTCGGCCTCGAACACGCAGCCGTGGCGATTCATCGTCGCGCGGCGAGGTTCGGCATCCCACGCCGTCGTCGTCGAGAGCCTCCTGGGCTTCAACCGGGCATGGGCGGCCGACGCCGCCGCCCTGGTCGTGTTCGTCGCGACCACGGAGCAGGACGGCAAGGAGCTGCGCTGGGCGACGTACGACGTCGGCCAGGCGGCGGCGCACTTCACGGTGCAGGCTCACGCGAACGGACTGAGCACCCACCAGATGGGCGGGTTCCGCCCCGCTGACATCGCCTCGGCGTTCGACCTCGCGGCGGACCAGCGTGCAGTCACGGTGATGGCCGTCGGCCCGCTCGGCGACATCGACTCCGCATCGGACGATCTCCGCGCCCGCGAGGAGGCTCCCCGCGAGCGCCGACCGGTCGCCGAGTCGATCCTCGTCGACGACTGA
- a CDS encoding UbiA family prenyltransferase codes for MRTVRALWGATHPGPSLVVTVLSLALGVAAGLEPWRIVVLVVAVFAGQIFVGLSNDAIDLFRDATVGRADKPLVRGDTRVRTAWIAALIALGVALILSAVLGWAMLIAHVIALAFAWSYNAGLKATPLSLVPFLVSFGIFPSLATLSAPVPQTAAVWASFAGAMLGAAVHLTNVLPDLEDDRRTGVRGLPHRIGPSASVVLAVAGIVIAAIAVLVGSLIEGAAPVVMALFAVAVIVIAGAVMIRMRRRGADRSGFRLVMGAALVLALQLVVASGTA; via the coding sequence ATGCGAACCGTTCGGGCCCTGTGGGGTGCCACTCACCCGGGTCCCTCGCTCGTCGTCACGGTCCTGTCTCTCGCTCTCGGCGTCGCTGCCGGGTTGGAGCCGTGGCGGATCGTCGTTCTGGTCGTCGCGGTGTTCGCGGGTCAGATCTTCGTCGGGCTGTCGAACGACGCGATCGACCTGTTCCGCGACGCGACCGTCGGGCGGGCCGACAAGCCGCTCGTCCGAGGCGACACCCGGGTCCGCACGGCGTGGATCGCAGCGCTCATCGCGCTCGGGGTGGCCCTCATCCTGTCCGCGGTCCTCGGCTGGGCCATGCTCATCGCCCACGTCATCGCCCTGGCCTTCGCGTGGAGCTACAACGCGGGCCTGAAAGCGACACCCCTCTCGCTCGTCCCTTTCCTCGTCAGCTTCGGGATCTTCCCCTCACTCGCGACCCTCTCCGCGCCGGTCCCGCAGACCGCAGCCGTCTGGGCGTCGTTCGCCGGTGCGATGCTCGGCGCGGCCGTGCACCTCACGAATGTCCTGCCCGATCTCGAGGACGACCGGCGCACGGGCGTCCGCGGGCTGCCGCACCGGATCGGACCCTCGGCATCCGTCGTCCTGGCCGTCGCCGGAATCGTCATCGCTGCGATCGCCGTCCTCGTCGGCAGTCTGATCGAGGGCGCCGCTCCGGTCGTGATGGCCCTCTTCGCGGTGGCTGTGATCGTTATCGCCGGGGCCGTGATGATCAGGATGCGGCGGCGCGGCGCCGATCGCTCGGGATTCCGCCTCGTGATGGGTGCCGCACTCGTCCTCGCCCTCCAGCTCGTGGTCGCCTCCGGCACGGCATGA
- a CDS encoding HNH endonuclease signature motif containing protein — MTEPMETPGGESYLATVAGIVADVEDVGRRIAAGQIAELRVLAAAGRLADAQGAPRNARVQVHDMVLRSISAEVAGVMRLTDRAVQRRIGEARTIIEGFPAAVAAWESGRIVRGHVKAIVDAGLNLPGGMWAEFEAIAIERCDGETPNRVRGELEILAHRMHPRSFAERHEEASAGRCVRLMPGRDGMSDLIATLPTVIAEGIHDRLTQQARAVIDTRGERSADSDVVATDARSTDQVRADVFADLLLAGTPALDDTRDTTAGPLGAIRARVQVLVPAATLTGADDGPCDLAGRSPIDPATARVLAGATGIWERLFHDPTTDVTVATDSYRVPSGMRRFLQARDQHCRFPGCRVAAIRCEVDHTHDHALGGKTELSNLAHLCQRHHSMKQFTAWRVRQLQGGVLEWTSPLGRTYREDAPTPAVAFTPATAQPGDPAPF; from the coding sequence ATGACGGAACCGATGGAAACCCCCGGTGGAGAGTCATATCTCGCCACCGTCGCGGGGATCGTCGCGGACGTCGAAGACGTGGGCCGCCGGATCGCTGCGGGGCAGATCGCGGAGCTTCGCGTGCTTGCCGCTGCCGGGCGGTTGGCTGATGCGCAGGGCGCACCCCGGAACGCGAGAGTTCAGGTGCACGACATGGTGCTCCGGTCGATCTCTGCCGAGGTCGCCGGGGTGATGCGGCTCACCGACCGGGCGGTTCAGCGGCGGATCGGTGAGGCTCGGACCATCATCGAAGGGTTCCCCGCTGCGGTAGCAGCGTGGGAATCAGGGCGGATCGTCCGAGGCCATGTGAAAGCGATCGTCGACGCCGGGCTGAACTTGCCCGGAGGAATGTGGGCGGAGTTCGAGGCCATCGCGATCGAACGTTGCGACGGCGAGACGCCGAACCGGGTGCGGGGTGAGCTCGAGATCCTTGCGCACCGGATGCACCCACGATCGTTCGCGGAACGACATGAAGAGGCTTCGGCGGGTCGGTGCGTGCGACTCATGCCCGGGCGCGATGGCATGTCGGATCTGATCGCCACTTTGCCGACCGTGATCGCGGAGGGGATCCACGACCGACTGACACAGCAGGCACGGGCGGTCATCGACACCCGGGGCGAACGATCGGCTGACTCCGATGTCGTCGCGACCGACGCGCGCTCGACGGACCAGGTCCGCGCCGACGTGTTCGCCGACCTGCTCCTCGCGGGTACCCCGGCGCTCGACGACACCCGCGACACCACCGCCGGACCCCTCGGGGCGATCCGCGCACGCGTGCAGGTACTCGTCCCCGCGGCGACGCTCACCGGTGCCGATGATGGGCCGTGCGATCTCGCCGGCCGCTCGCCGATCGACCCCGCGACCGCACGGGTGCTGGCCGGTGCGACCGGAATCTGGGAACGCCTGTTCCACGACCCGACGACCGACGTCACCGTCGCGACCGACTCCTACCGTGTTCCCTCGGGGATGCGCAGGTTCCTGCAAGCCCGCGACCAGCATTGCCGGTTCCCCGGATGCCGGGTCGCGGCCATCCGCTGCGAGGTCGACCACACCCACGACCACGCCCTCGGCGGGAAAACAGAACTGAGCAACCTCGCCCACCTGTGCCAGCGGCATCATTCGATGAAGCAGTTCACCGCCTGGCGGGTCCGACAACTCCAGGGTGGTGTCCTCGAATGGACCTCACCCCTCGGCAGGACCTACAGAGAAGACGCCCCCACCCCGGCCGTCGCCTTCACCCCTGCCACAGCACAACCCGGAGACCCGGCACCGTTCTGA
- a CDS encoding glycoside hydrolase family 15 protein, with protein MTTMSTPIESYALLSNCRTGALVSDAGSIDWLCLPRYDDASIFGALLGDEQHGRWSLRPADPAAAATRRYDGDTFVLVTRWRSAEGVADVIEFMPVDDEADAVVRRVVGIEGTVAFESELLLRFDYARALPWVRQIGDHDAPVLLAIAGPDAVAVRGPRLHPDGTTHRAAFSVSEGQTVDSVLTGDRSYHRHPVAIDVDAALQRTRTWWTDWASRVERGGPWQAALMRSMLVLRALTHPETGGIVAAATTSLPEDPGGSRNWDYRFVWLRDAALTLEAYLAHGYTEAARRWRDWLLRAVAGDPADVQIMYGLGGERDLPERELASLPGYQGSAPVRIGNGAVDQYQGDVIGEVLVALEAARLAGVTETPSSWSLQRALLAQVVEWVDRPDNGIWEMRGDLHHFTHSRAMVWAALDRGVRAVREHGLAGDADTWERLRDRVRSEINETGVDAAGRHFTQHDSTDEVDASLLLLPVVGFCAADDPRMLATVARIERDLLRDGFVMRYRTSAGTDGLPGDEHPFLACSFWLVEQYAATGRVDDATRLMDRLCAVANDVGLLSEEYDPGAGRHIGNTPQALSHLALVGAADALAGHTGRAAHRT; from the coding sequence ATGACGACGATGTCCACCCCGATCGAGTCCTACGCCCTGCTGAGCAACTGCCGCACCGGCGCTCTCGTCTCCGATGCCGGGAGCATCGACTGGCTCTGCCTCCCTCGCTACGACGACGCGTCGATCTTCGGTGCGCTGCTCGGCGATGAGCAGCACGGCCGCTGGAGTCTCCGCCCCGCCGACCCCGCGGCGGCGGCGACGCGGCGGTACGACGGCGACACGTTCGTGCTCGTGACGCGCTGGCGGAGCGCGGAGGGCGTCGCGGATGTCATCGAGTTCATGCCGGTCGACGACGAGGCGGATGCCGTGGTCCGCCGCGTCGTCGGCATCGAGGGGACCGTGGCGTTCGAGAGCGAGCTGCTTCTGCGGTTCGACTACGCCCGCGCGCTGCCCTGGGTGCGCCAGATCGGCGACCACGATGCTCCCGTCCTGCTCGCGATCGCCGGCCCCGACGCCGTCGCGGTGCGCGGTCCACGGCTGCATCCCGACGGCACGACCCACCGCGCCGCCTTCAGCGTGAGCGAGGGGCAGACGGTCGACTCGGTGCTCACGGGGGACCGGTCGTACCACCGGCATCCCGTCGCGATCGACGTGGATGCCGCGCTGCAGCGCACGCGGACCTGGTGGACGGACTGGGCGTCCCGCGTCGAGCGCGGCGGGCCGTGGCAGGCGGCGCTCATGCGCTCGATGCTCGTCCTCCGCGCGCTCACCCACCCCGAGACGGGCGGGATCGTCGCCGCCGCGACGACGTCGCTGCCCGAGGACCCGGGCGGCTCGCGCAACTGGGACTACCGATTCGTCTGGCTGCGGGACGCCGCACTCACGCTCGAGGCCTACCTCGCCCACGGCTACACCGAGGCGGCGAGGCGGTGGCGGGACTGGCTGCTGCGCGCCGTCGCCGGGGATCCGGCCGACGTGCAGATCATGTATGGCCTCGGCGGCGAGCGAGACCTGCCCGAGCGCGAGCTCGCGAGCCTGCCCGGCTATCAGGGATCCGCGCCCGTCCGGATCGGCAACGGCGCGGTCGACCAGTACCAGGGCGACGTGATCGGGGAGGTCCTCGTCGCGCTCGAAGCCGCACGACTGGCCGGGGTCACCGAGACCCCGTCGTCGTGGTCGTTGCAGCGGGCGCTCCTGGCGCAGGTCGTCGAGTGGGTCGACCGGCCGGACAACGGTATCTGGGAGATGCGCGGCGACCTGCACCACTTCACGCACTCGCGGGCCATGGTCTGGGCGGCGCTCGACCGTGGCGTCAGGGCGGTACGCGAGCACGGCCTCGCGGGAGACGCCGACACGTGGGAGCGGCTGCGGGATCGGGTGCGCTCCGAGATCAACGAGACGGGGGTGGATGCCGCCGGCCGCCACTTCACGCAGCACGACAGCACTGACGAGGTCGACGCCTCGCTGCTGCTCCTGCCCGTCGTCGGCTTCTGCGCCGCCGACGACCCGCGGATGCTGGCCACCGTGGCTCGCATCGAGCGCGACCTGCTGCGGGACGGCTTCGTCATGCGGTACCGCACGTCCGCGGGGACCGACGGGCTTCCCGGCGACGAGCACCCGTTCCTCGCATGCTCGTTCTGGCTCGTCGAGCAGTACGCCGCGACGGGGCGCGTCGACGATGCGACGCGCCTCATGGACCGCCTCTGCGCCGTCGCGAACGACGTCGGCCTGCTGTCGGAGGAGTACGACCCCGGGGCCGGGCGCCACATCGGCAACACCCCGCAGGCACTCAGTCACCTCGCGCTCGTCGGCGCGGCGGATGCGCTCGCCGGGCACACGGGCCGCGCCGCGCACCGCACCTGA
- a CDS encoding type III polyketide synthase produces MTPRILSIGTAVPRARLRQDEVRDLFAGQPGADRLTKRLIGAAFDASAIETRHTVLDDLAAAAAATALPREDEGMPTVTDTGTLLAPSTGARNDAYIRLAPPLFAEAARNALAAASVDPAEVTHVVTVSCTGMFAPGPDYRLVRDLGLPTTVARSHLGFMGCAAAVPALRTASQICAAHPDAVVLVVCAELCSLHVRTPADHDEIVSASVFADGAAAAVVSADVARATGATFELDRFATVLTDEGEKDMAWTIGDTGFEMVLSAEVPRIIGREIRGAVESFLGDEGVETWAVHPGGRSVLDRVESGLDLPGDALTVSRDVLRDYGNMSSATILFILKALLAADLADGDRVATLAFGPGLTLEAARLTFRRAAA; encoded by the coding sequence ATGACCCCGCGCATCCTGTCGATCGGCACCGCCGTGCCCCGCGCCCGCCTGCGACAGGACGAGGTGCGCGACCTGTTCGCCGGGCAGCCCGGCGCCGACCGTCTGACGAAGCGACTGATCGGCGCCGCGTTCGACGCCTCCGCGATCGAAACGCGGCACACCGTGCTCGACGATCTGGCCGCCGCAGCGGCGGCGACCGCCCTCCCCCGCGAAGATGAGGGGATGCCGACGGTCACCGACACCGGCACTCTGCTGGCTCCGTCGACCGGCGCTCGCAACGACGCCTACATCCGTCTCGCGCCGCCGCTGTTCGCCGAGGCGGCGCGGAACGCCCTGGCCGCGGCATCCGTCGATCCTGCCGAGGTCACGCACGTCGTCACCGTCTCGTGCACGGGCATGTTCGCGCCGGGACCGGACTACCGCCTGGTGCGCGATCTCGGCCTCCCGACGACGGTCGCGCGGTCGCACCTCGGTTTCATGGGGTGCGCCGCTGCAGTGCCCGCTCTCCGGACCGCGAGCCAGATCTGCGCGGCCCACCCCGACGCGGTCGTGCTCGTCGTCTGCGCGGAGCTCTGCTCACTGCACGTGCGAACGCCGGCGGATCACGACGAGATCGTCTCGGCCTCCGTCTTCGCCGACGGCGCGGCCGCTGCTGTGGTCAGCGCGGATGTCGCCCGGGCGACCGGCGCGACGTTCGAGCTGGATCGGTTCGCGACCGTGCTGACCGACGAGGGCGAGAAGGACATGGCCTGGACGATCGGTGACACGGGGTTCGAGATGGTCCTGTCCGCCGAGGTGCCGCGCATCATCGGTCGGGAGATCCGCGGCGCGGTGGAGTCGTTCCTCGGCGACGAGGGCGTCGAGACCTGGGCCGTGCACCCCGGCGGCCGCAGCGTGCTCGACCGCGTCGAGAGCGGTCTCGACCTGCCGGGCGACGCCCTGACCGTCTCGCGTGACGTGCTGCGCGACTACGGCAACATGTCGAGCGCGACGATCCTGTTCATCCTGAAAGCACTGCTCGCAGCGGACCTCGCCGACGGCGACCGCGTGGCGACTCTCGCGTTCGGGCCCGGCCTGACGCTCGAGGCCGCTCGACTGACGTTCCGACGGGCCGCCGCGTGA